In the genome of Colwellia sp. PAMC 21821, the window AAAATATCATCGCGGAAGCTAAACGTCACAGTTTTTAACGTGTAAAAATAATTCTTGAGCCGTTATAGAAATAATCCCGAAGAAAATACCGTTATAACAGAGGCTAAAATGGTAACGAACAGTGTAAATGTTTACCATATAGCATTTACCACTCATCATTGATTATATTACGCGGAATTTATATGAATTTAGAACAAGCTTTATTGGTAATCGCCAATGCTCATGGCAACGAACTACCTGTAGAAGCGATAGCAGTAGTTAAAACGAATTGGTCGGTATTTTATCCGGATTTAGAACGACTAATAGATCAATTTATCGCCGATGATACAACGCTAACCGACGAACAAAATGCCATTTTATTTTTTGGTACATTATTATGTGCAGAATTAAAATATTCTCCTGCGTTGTCAAAGTGCTTGCAGTTATTTTCGCGCAGCGACTCGTTTTTAACACCGCTTGAAGGCGTATTTGGCGATGCGTTGACCGAATTAACCTCAACATTATTTTACAATGTTGCTAAGGGTGATACACAAGCCTTATCTGACTACATTGTTGATGGTCACCAAGCCATGTATTGCAAAGCGTCAGCGATGGAAGCTGTATTTGCACAATACGAAGTAGGCACAATTAATAAAACTGAATTAAGTGAACACGTTACTCGCTGGTTAGCCTCATTTTTAGTTATTCCAAGTATAAATAATAGTTTTTTAATTAGCGCATTAGCCGATTATTGTATCGACTATCAATTAAATGACTTTAAAGATCAGTTTATTAGCTTGTGTGAACATGGTGTCGATGACAATAACTTATTTGATGAAGACCGTTTTACACAAGAAGAAGTTAAAGCGTGGAATAGTGCTGACGAAATTATGTTGATTGAAACTGGCATTATACAGACCGACTTTAACCTTACTGAGACGTTACTGTCTTGGGTTGAAGATGAAGACAATAGCGTGCTCGACGACTTTTCAAACGAAGACAACGAAATATTTGACTCGCTAATGGGCGAAGGTGGTTTATTGTCGGATATTTTATATGACGAAAATACTATTTTAGAGAACAGCGTACCGGTTAGCTCATTACCTACCGTTGGTCGCAATGAACCTTGCCCCTGTGGCAGCGGCAAAAAATATAAAAAGTGTTGTTTACAATAAATACAATGCCGCATAGTCAATTGAATTTATATTGTTGCCGTACCACTTATATGAATAATCAAGCTTAAAGGTATGTGACTGTAGCTATGTACCTTTGGCGTTAACAATTTTTAGCCTATTCGAGCTTTAAAATAAACAATTTTAATTAATTTAAAAAGTAATAAATAATGTTGCATCCTGCTTGTCCAAATTGCCAATCTGAATACGTATACCAAGATCAACAGTTACTCATTTGTCCCGAGTGCTCTCATGAATGGAATCCCAGCCTGATTAATGATGACGATGCCGTTGTTGTAAAAGACGCTAACGGCATACAGTTATTTGAAGGTGATAAACTCACACTCATTAAAGACTTAAAAGTAAAAGGCAGCTCACTGGTATTAAAAATAGGTACTAAAGCAGTTATTAGACGAATTAAAGCAGGGAAAGATCACCAACTTGATTGCAAAGTTGATGGTGTAGGTGACATGATTGTTACGGCTAAATTTGTCAAAAAGGCATAAACACCTTCAGAGCAGTCCGTTAGATAAATGTTTGCTCTACATATTAAGCGAATAAGTCTTAAAGCCGCACAGTACTAAAAATGATATATAAATGAAAATTTTTTTACTTACACATGAGCGTGAATTACATCGGGCAACCAACACTGGCTCTCTTGCGATTGATAATGCTAATAACTTGGTTGAACGTATAGTCTGGGAAAGAGTAACTCCTAATAAAGACCTTACTCGACTAATAGAAAATAATGAGGCGGTACTGTTATATTCGAAGGGAGAACTTTTAGCAGAAGTACCATCAGCAGAGTCTGGTCTAATACCACCAGTGGCAATCGAAGAATATGAAAATATCGTTATTATTGATGGCACATGGCAGGAAGCAAAAAAAATATTTAATCAGAGCCCTTATTTAAAGAGTGCGCCAAATTTCACCCTTAAAACAGAAAAAAATTCTTTATACAAACTTAGAGCCAATCAACCTAGAGGTGGTCTTTGCACCATAGAATGTATAATCGAAGTTTTAAAACTTAAAGGGCAAGATAAAATGGCCGCAACATTATCATTTAAGTTTGAGCAATTTAATGGCTAAAGCCTTAATAGATAACGTAACAGGCAACGCTGGTATAAAAGATGGTAGTTAATAATACTTAATGTTGACCTTAACGCTAAACCATCAATTTCAATGCTAAATAGGGAGCAAGATTAAATATCATAATACCTAACTTATAGTTACCTAAATAATTAAAATATAGCGAAGGTAACGCTTTAGCATCGATACCCATTACATTACTGTGCAGATTAGCCGTAAAACGTTTAAATACGATAATAGCTAATGCTGAAAACAAGTAAACAGCCAAATTAATCACCGTACACCAACCAAAAAAAGTAGTAATTTCATTAATATCCATTATTGCTCCAATCTCTGTAAATATTGTCTAGTGTAACCATATAATTCGACTTTCTTGGGTAGTTCTAGAATTGCGCCTTAGGTATTTTTAGTCATGCTTTACTGATTCGATATGTTGACTATAGCTGATCAAAGTAGTCACCACCTCTGTGCCTGAAATAAACATTACAATACGCCAACTCGACTTGTAATGGCTCTGTCTTTAGGATTTTAATATACGGATTTAACTCCAATGTAACTGTAATAGTATTTGACAACAATAGTTCGTTGTAAAGAGCACGCTTTCGTTTTTCTAAATTAGAATATGGCATACGGATAATAATATTTTTATTACAATTTGGAGCTGCGATGGGAAAGAGTTCTTTTGCAACAAAGACTTCAAATTGACCTCCTTTATTAAATCCATATTCAGTGTTTACTGAGTAATTACCTGAGACTAGTTCATATTGGATGTGATAATAATCAGAATATTTTCCAGGGTTAATTTTGATTTCTTGTGCATTAATTTTTAAAGCGATTAACAACACTAAAATACTTGATAAATATTTCATATTATCCTTTACACATAACGAGACTGTAAAATTTTTCTTTTAGAAAAATCGGCCTCAAAAATTATTAAAAAATCAGCCTAAAATTGCGTTGTTACGCGAATTCTTAGGTAATATCCTACTATGAAATGACCTTTAAGGCTTTATGAACATAAAATTATCCGTCATTTGCACTTTGATGTCATTGTAAAGCCACACTAAGAGGCAAATAATAGATAATTAAAATAAGCGACGAGGGAGAAAAGCCACTGTTCAGCAATATCATGTCTTGTGCTAATAGTCTCAAGTGAGATCAAGTTGTAAAATTATTTCGACAGGTAGTTTGTTACGTAAAAAATAAGATTGCTGAATAACTTCAGTAATCACCGTATAATTGCCGTTATATTATCAAAGGCATTTAAGAACTCTAATGGCAGCGCAAAAACACCACACTGAATTATCTGTTACACAAATTCAACTGACTGAAGATAATACTCAAAAAAGCACATTACTTAGCAAACAACAAAGCCCGCCACAAAACACATCTAAAATAGATAAAGCCGCGCCAAAAATTGTGCTTGCAACCCTTAACGCTCGATACTTTCACACCAGTTTTGGTTTACGTTATCTGTATGCTAATTTACAAGAGTTGCAGGAGTTTTGTGAAATTAAAGAATTTATTATTCAAACACGTGCCATTGATATTGTTGAACAAATATTAGCAGGTAAACCCGATATTGTGGGTTTTGGGGTTTATATTTGGAACATTGTTGAAACTACCGATGTTGTAAGCTTATTAAAAGTTATAGCGCCTGAAATTAAAATAGTTTTAGGTGGACCTGAAGTTAGTTATGAAACTGAGCAACAAGCCATTGTTGCCAATGCCGATTATGTATTAACAGGGCCGGCAGATTTAAGTTTTTATCAGCTGTGTAAAGACATTATTAACGATGCGCCACTGGATAAAAAAATACTCAATTCGAAACCTGTTGAGTTAAAAGATCTTGCATCGCCTTATCAGTATTATACCGATGAAGACTTAACCCATCGTCTGTTGTATGTAGAAGCATCGCGTGGTTGTCCGTTTAAATGTGAGTTTTGTTTATCGTCTTTAGATAAAACCTCAGTCCCTTTTGAGATAGTGCTATTTCTAGAGCAAATGGAAATTCTGTATAACCGCGGCGCGCGTAATTTTAAGTTTATTGATAGAACCTTTAACTTAAACATTAATACCACCATGCAAATTATGCAGTTCTTCTTAGACCGAATGACTGACGATCTGTATCTGCATTTTGAAGTGGTGCCCGATCATCTACCTAGAAAGTTAAAAGAGCTGTTAGCACAGTTTCCACAAGGCAGTTTACAATTTGAAATTGGCATACAAACCTTTAATACCGACGTGCAAAAAAATATTAGCCGTAAGCAAAATAACGCTAAGTCGAAAGACAATTTAATCTGGTTAAAAGATAATACTCACGCACACATTCATGCTGATCTTATTTTTGGCTTACCGGGTGAAACCTTCGACAGCTTTAAAGATAGCTTCAATCAGCTATACCATTGTCGTCCGCATGAAATTCAAATGGGTATTTTGAAACGTTTGAAAGGTAGCCCAATCATTAGGCATACCGAAGCATTCGATTTACGCTTTAACCCTTTACCACCATTTAATATCTTAAGTACCGACAGGGTGAGCTTTGTCACCATGCAACGTATTAATCGCTTTGCCCGCTATTGGGACATGATTGGTAATTCAGGACGCTTTAAATACGCATTGCCCCATATATTATCTGATGAACCGTTTGATGATTTTATGGCGATTACCGAATGGATATTTAACAAAACAGGGCAGATACATAAAATTAACCTGAAGAAATTATTTGAGTTAATTTCACAAGCTGTTGAAGCTTTGTATCCAGAAAAACATGCCGTGGTGATTGAAAAAATCGAACAAGATTACCAAGCCGCAAAATTGAAAAGCCTGTTCAGCAGCTTGAATCTTTATGGGGTTCCAAAAACCGCAGCTACTGTTAAAAATAATTCACTGCAGCGACAACAACGTCATTTAAGCTAATGGCAGTAAATTGTTTATATTTTGTAGGTTCATAAATAGTCAGCTTAATTTCAGATAAAAGTCAGTATGAGTTTCTAACAACAATTAACAAATTCTAGCAATAAGCATTGCTAGAATATTTCGCATTATATTTATCAAATAGTAGGTTTTATGAAAGTATTAAATTGGGGAATTATGGGCGCGGGTAACATTGCTGTTAAATTAGCAGACGCGCTTGCTATCAATGATAACAGCAAACTTGTCAGTGTTTCATCTAAAAGCATGGAACGTGCGACTAAATTCGCAGAAAACTATAACATAAAAGCTTTTGATAACTATCAAACCATGTTCGATGAATCTGAATTGGACGTTATTTACGTGGCAACAACGCATAACTTTCATTATGAAAATGCGAAAATGGCATTGGAAAATAATAAATCAGTTTTGGTGGAAAAACCTTTCACTGTTAACGCACAGCAAGCTAGTGAGTTAGTTGCTTTAGCACGTGAAAAAGAATTATTTTTAATGGAAGCTATTTGGACTCGTTACTTACCAAGCATCATACATTTAAAATCATTATTAAACGCAGGGGTGATTGGTGAAGTGAAGCTTTTTGACATTTCATTTTGTAATATAGCGCCGAGTAAATATTTACCGCGTTTAATGGACCCCAAATTAGCCGGTGGTGTAACACTAGATATGGGGATTTACCCAATCACTTTTGTTAATTATCTGATGGATGAGCTACCTGTAAATGTCAATTCTCAAGCCCGTTTAGGGGAAACTGGCGTTGATGAAATGGCAACCTATCAACTGCAATTTGCGAACAAGGCCGTAGCAAATATCAATACAAGTATGAATGTATTAACTCAAAATCGCAGCATGATATACGGAGAAACAGGTTACATTGAATTTCCTTATTTTCAGCAAGGATCAAGCTTTACTATTCATACTC includes:
- a CDS encoding zinc ribbon domain-containing protein YjdM, whose translation is MLHPACPNCQSEYVYQDQQLLICPECSHEWNPSLINDDDAVVVKDANGIQLFEGDKLTLIKDLKVKGSSLVLKIGTKAVIRRIKAGKDHQLDCKVDGVGDMIVTAKFVKKA
- a CDS encoding DUF6868 family protein — protein: MDINEITTFFGWCTVINLAVYLFSALAIIVFKRFTANLHSNVMGIDAKALPSLYFNYLGNYKLGIMIFNLAPYLALKLMV
- a CDS encoding DUF1186 domain-containing protein: MNLEQALLVIANAHGNELPVEAIAVVKTNWSVFYPDLERLIDQFIADDTTLTDEQNAILFFGTLLCAELKYSPALSKCLQLFSRSDSFLTPLEGVFGDALTELTSTLFYNVAKGDTQALSDYIVDGHQAMYCKASAMEAVFAQYEVGTINKTELSEHVTRWLASFLVIPSINNSFLISALADYCIDYQLNDFKDQFISLCEHGVDDNNLFDEDRFTQEEVKAWNSADEIMLIETGIIQTDFNLTETLLSWVEDEDNSVLDDFSNEDNEIFDSLMGEGGLLSDILYDENTILENSVPVSSLPTVGRNEPCPCGSGKKYKKCCLQ
- a CDS encoding B12-binding domain-containing radical SAM protein — translated: MAAQKHHTELSVTQIQLTEDNTQKSTLLSKQQSPPQNTSKIDKAAPKIVLATLNARYFHTSFGLRYLYANLQELQEFCEIKEFIIQTRAIDIVEQILAGKPDIVGFGVYIWNIVETTDVVSLLKVIAPEIKIVLGGPEVSYETEQQAIVANADYVLTGPADLSFYQLCKDIINDAPLDKKILNSKPVELKDLASPYQYYTDEDLTHRLLYVEASRGCPFKCEFCLSSLDKTSVPFEIVLFLEQMEILYNRGARNFKFIDRTFNLNINTTMQIMQFFLDRMTDDLYLHFEVVPDHLPRKLKELLAQFPQGSLQFEIGIQTFNTDVQKNISRKQNNAKSKDNLIWLKDNTHAHIHADLIFGLPGETFDSFKDSFNQLYHCRPHEIQMGILKRLKGSPIIRHTEAFDLRFNPLPPFNILSTDRVSFVTMQRINRFARYWDMIGNSGRFKYALPHILSDEPFDDFMAITEWIFNKTGQIHKINLKKLFELISQAVEALYPEKHAVVIEKIEQDYQAAKLKSLFSSLNLYGVPKTAATVKNNSLQRQQRHLS
- a CDS encoding Gfo/Idh/MocA family oxidoreductase — protein: MKVLNWGIMGAGNIAVKLADALAINDNSKLVSVSSKSMERATKFAENYNIKAFDNYQTMFDESELDVIYVATTHNFHYENAKMALENNKSVLVEKPFTVNAQQASELVALAREKELFLMEAIWTRYLPSIIHLKSLLNAGVIGEVKLFDISFCNIAPSKYLPRLMDPKLAGGVTLDMGIYPITFVNYLMDELPVNVNSQARLGETGVDEMATYQLQFANKAVANINTSMNVLTQNRSMIYGETGYIEFPYFQQGSSFTIHTHDHTNVISKSETIHVENHENGFIYQVEEVVKCISEGKLQSDIMPLNETVNTMKMMDNMRKEWGLVYPGEE
- a CDS encoding tRNA-uridine aminocarboxypropyltransferase; the protein is MKIFLLTHERELHRATNTGSLAIDNANNLVERIVWERVTPNKDLTRLIENNEAVLLYSKGELLAEVPSAESGLIPPVAIEEYENIVIIDGTWQEAKKIFNQSPYLKSAPNFTLKTEKNSLYKLRANQPRGGLCTIECIIEVLKLKGQDKMAATLSFKFEQFNG